One region of Cygnus atratus isolate AKBS03 ecotype Queensland, Australia chromosome 25, CAtr_DNAZoo_HiC_assembly, whole genome shotgun sequence genomic DNA includes:
- the HOXB13 gene encoding homeobox protein Hox-B13, giving the protein MQPPEPRAPSGLEGLLAAGGFAGGQGRGLPPAPALGGPSPPPGMNPSYPAEEPAKPCLAAPPGPAAPPGPAASAPLPYGYFGSGYYSCRVARSALKTGPAQGPFTPEKYLDPPASSEDFQSRPAEFAFYPSYGAPYQPVAGYLDVSVVPALGGPGEARHETLLPVDGYHQPWALGGSWSGQMCCPKEQGQAGYLLKSAFADATTQLPSDGCSFRRGRKKRVPYSKGQLKELEKEYASSKFITRDKRRKISAATNLTERQITIWFQNRRVKEKKVVAKIKSSSTP; this is encoded by the exons ATGCAGCCTCCggagccccgcgccccctcGGGCCTCGAGGGGCTCCTGGCAGCCGGGGGCTTCGCAGGCGGCCAAGGCAGGGgcctgccccccgccccggctcTCGGCGGCCCTTCGCCTCCCCCCGGGATGAACCCCAGCTACCCGGCGGAGGAGCCGGCCAAGCCGTGCCtggccgccccgccgggccccgccgccccgccgggccccgccgcctccgcccCGCTGCCCTACGGATACTTCGGCAGCGGCTACTACTCCTGCCGCGTCGCCCGCAGCGCCCTCAAAACTGGCCCGGCCCAGGGCCCCTTCACCCCCGAGAAGTACCTGGACCCCCCCGCGAGCAGCGAGGACTTCCAGAGCCGCCCCGCGGAGTTCGCCTTCTACCCCAGCTACGGGGCCCCCTACCAGCCCGTCGCCGGGTACCTGGACGTGTCGGTGGTGCCGGCGCTGGGCGGCCCCGGGGAGGCACGGCATGAGACGCTGCTGCCCGTGGACGGTTACCACCAGCCGTGGGCTCTGGGCGGCAGCTGGAGCGGCCAGATGTGCTGCCCCAAagagcagggccaggctgggtaCCTCCTGAAATCCGCCTTTGCAG ACGCCACCACGCAGCTACCCTCCGACGGCTGCTCCTTCCGCCGGGGACGCAAGAAGAGGGTCCCCTACAGCAAGgggcagctgaaggagctggagaaggagtACGCCAGCAGCAAATTCATCACCCGTGACAAAAGGAGGAAGATCTCCGCTGCCACCAACCTCACAGAGAGACAGATTACCATCTGGTTCCAGAACAGGCgggtgaaagagaagaaagtcgTCGCCAAaatcaaaag